One Vicia villosa cultivar HV-30 ecotype Madison, WI linkage group LG5, Vvil1.0, whole genome shotgun sequence genomic window, GTTATCATGAGCTTAACTAATCATTAACAACACAACAATATTAATAGTCAAGTCACTCTCTCTAATTCACTCACAATAACAACAAATTGCACAAGAACAAGAtgcaacaaaaagagaaaatgaatCTGGCATGAATTCACATTCAAGAAGTTGTTttagagaagaagagaaatattAAAGGTGCTAAGAGTAGATACACTAACGAAGAGAAGACAAATTGTATTTTTGTCTCAAAAATGGGTTTCAACATTTTTGGTTTTTcactcactttttttttctttcaccaAAGAAACAACTATTTAAAGATAAGATGTACAAATTGATTTTGTGAAGCATGATTTGAGTCAAGAGGAAATCATGATTCATGAAGGCATTCTTGGATGTAATATTCTCAAAACACTATTTACACTATagtataggaggcagaggagaGGGCGTTAGATATATCTAGtagttgtattttaatttattctctAAAATAAACATTTTGAATGTTGAGTTACGAATCATGTATGGTTTGTGACTGATGTATGTATATTTTATGGCTTGATACAAACACTATGAATGATTGAGTCGTGTATGGTTTTTTGTGTGAATAATGTATGGTCGCGTGACTAATGTATGGATAATGACTTATGAATAATATTATCCAAGTGTTTATAATATTGTCTAAGAGTTTGTTCGAAGATTGATATCTAGATTCACCGTACCTCATGGTATCACGTATACACATAATACACATACATTATAGTATCAAGGGTTTGGTCGGATATTGAAATTTAGATTTACTCATTTGTCATCTTGTAAGTGTGTCTGGTGAATGAAATTTAGATTCACCTAATGATATATACATAAACATTTAATATAGTCTTGGGAGTTTGTTTCAGatattgaaatttaaatttatcCCTTTGTTATCTTGCACGAAGTGCACATAAACAATATTACTCTTGGGGTGTCTAGATTTTACTTGAATGGAGTGCATTTCTGATGTATGTATATTTTATGGCTTGATACAAACACTATGAATGATTGAGTCGTGTATGGTTTTTTGTATGAATAATGTATGGTCGCGTGACTAATGTATGGATAATGACTTATGAATAAGATTATCCAAGTGTTTATAATATTGTCTAAGAGTTTGTTCGAAGATTGATATCTAGATTCACCGTACCTCATGGTATCACGTATACACATAATGCACATACATTATAGTATCAAGGGTTTGGTCGGATATTCAAATTTAGATTTACTCATTTGTCATCTTGTAAGTGTGTCTGGTGAATGAAATTTAGATTCACCTAATGATATATACATAAACATTTAATATAGTCTCGAGAGTTTGTTTCAGatattgaaatttaaatttatcCCTTTGTTATCTTGCACGAAGTGCACATAAACAATATTACTCTTGGGGTGTCTAGATTTTACTTGAATGGAGTGCATTTCTGATAAAGAGAATTGATATTTTGACGCGTTAGGATTTCAATCTCTAATTGGTACAAAAAGATAATTTTAAATTGTTATTCAAGAGATAGATGAATTGTACTAAACAATTAAGAAAAAGTAAATTTGTGTGGTCTTTTCTTCGTTTAAGCCCAaactattatttaatattaaattaaatctaatcCACCATTACTAACTATTAGCacaaaaaaatagtttaattgattttattaaattgaatacacaattatatcatattataatagaacataaaaaagtaaaaaataaataaatatagtttttAGTGTTATAGAAGAGATTAAATATTTTCTCTATTTAAAATTGTATGACTACTAATTAGTGATATTGACTCCATTGACTAAATTAAGTAGATTAGAAGAACTGTTGGtactttaatatattttctacatatttatattttttatgtttatagttTATAAGCGAGAGAACCAGTTTACCTTTttatcactacaaaaaaaaaggtctcctgccacgCCCAAGAAACCGAGGATATATGCAAAATACCCGTGGCATAAtgctgaggccacggtttggccatggaaatccaactgtggagtatgcggccgtggtctaaagtaaagtccacggttttttggtatagaccacgtctttttgacaaccgtggcttttttaggccacggtttaggtagcttgattaaggccgcggtttgtatttgccatgactACAAAACagtggctatatggtaaagccacggtttcaatttaacgtttacgatacagttttggttcaagatatagccacggtttggttatgaccacatatttaaaaccgttgttatatgttatgaattctatatgcaatcCCCACCCTCCATCTTTGTCTTAGTGGTTAAAGAGATAGCGTCGCATTTCAGTTTGATGTTCTAAGGTTAACACTGCATAAACAGCTGTGCAGAAAATATTGTAACTAATTGGACAATTGTTCATACCATCAATTAAATTACATATAACATTTATTTCTTCATTTTCTAGATTGAATAATCATAGTTTATGTGAGAAAGACTAACTACAATCAAATTGAACATTTTATCAGACTCAAAATCACAACAccataaaatgtataatatagGTAAAACATGATTTCCAAAATGTGAAAATCTAAACTATTATAAATAACATGTTATTCATCCAATGTTGTCTATATCTATTGACAATGCAAGAATCTCAACTATTATAAATAAGATGTTACGAACAATAAAATCCTCTGCACTTTGATTCTAGTCTCAGTCTTCAACAAGTGACACTCCACATAAATATGCTTGCTCTTTTCACTAAAGTGTGAACATAGCCCAGCCCTGAAAGAATGCAGTTGTTCATTATTGTCCTCATAGGAGGGAAAACACAAAAAAACCTGTGTTTAAAGGAATTAAAAACACATGAACCAATTAAAGATATTTAGTTTGATATTAAGAAACTTTTATCTGGGGATATAATTCATTGTTGTAGTAATAaacaatgtgtgtgtgtgtgatttttACAAGAACTAAATCATAAAACCTCAACAATGAGAAACaaaacaatatgtaactttacaGTTTGAGAGATTGGTGAAAATAAAAGACCTATAGTTTGGACTGTTTCTTGGAACTTCTTCCTGCTATGAATTCCTGCATTTTCTTGAATTGCTCCTTGCAAGACTAGAGATCTGTTAAGTACAAAATCAAAGTTCAGATAAAACACATGCTCACATtcattaaaaatcatgttttggaTTGTGAGGAATCAGTGTTAGACAAAGGGAATAGTCAAACTTTATCAGCAACCAAAGCATCTTTGAACCAGCTTTATCATAGCCCAACCATGAGAAATTACAATAAGGTGATCAAATTAGTCGAGTTCAGGTGTAATTTGCAACTACAATCATATAAGTCAAGTATCcccacatgtcaacaacacagCTTCTCTCTGCTTCTTAATCTTCCTCTACCCAGAACTCAAACAACAGCAACGAAATAACTCAAACGAGTTTATACCATATAAAGCATATGAATCAGTTATATATACTAATTACCCTGTCACCAAACAGTGCTAGCTGAAATTCTTCATGAAAGTAAAAATGCACCAGAAACCACTGCAGAATAATATCATTCAGCATTCGCTTAAAGCATACTTAATATAAGACATTAGAGTTTCTTTAAAATTCCACTATACCTAAATAGAACGATGAACCCATAAGCCTCAATAATCATGCCCAAAATAGGCCATCCAAACATGAGAATCAAGAACCCAATACCAAATGAGATTGTTCCCTTTAAGTGGGGCTATATATACCATGAGGAGAACACAAAACAGTAAGTGAAAGAGATAGTAAATTGATGACAAAATAACCTTAAAATTACTTCGTTTCATGAAGAATTGCATAGTGGACTTCAGCCTGATGGTTATGGACACTCCAGAAACAAACAAGATCTTATTTGAGCAACGAGAAGATACCAGGGCATTAAAataggtgttagtaaatactaagCAAAATAAAATTTGAAGCATCTACTTAAGGAAGAAACTTCTCATTGAAAGAAATTATGAAACTTACATTTCCCATGCCAAGCAATCCCTTGTCGAAGAAGAAGATAACCCCaaggaaagagaaaaatatacCAAAGCCGGTTAATCCTAATCCAATCTCTGTATTGCATGTCAAtcacatatattaaaaataataagattaaaCAAATGTAAGTAAATGTTAACAAAATAGAATGGTAGTAGATGCCAAATATATAATGTACAAAAATAACTTAATACACTATTCAGTAAAAACAATGCTTCTGCCAAGAGACCATAACAATTGGTTAACGTTAAATTGTATAGGAAATTGGTAATGGAATCCTGGACAAAAACCAATCTTGAAAACTGACAATTGGTAGATGAAATTGAAAGGATGAGAGAGGAGCAATTAAGGAGGGAGAAAGTCTGACTCATGTACCGGAAAACTGAATAGACATGAAATGAACTGGCTGGTATATGTGAGGTGTGTCAGTGgtatatcaaaattttaattgttttttaaaatgatGAATCGGATACTCCTTTGATGCATATTGATTATGTATCATATCATATGGGCACATAATTGCATATCGGATACAATTTGGAAGTCATTAATCAGAGTTAGACCCTTGGCACAATGTTTGGAGTAGACACCATATGACCTAGAGGTAACAAGTTTATCCCGTGGAATCAGCCTTTTGAAAATACAAGCTAAGGCTGTGTCTATAATAGAGTACGCAGTGAGTCCAATCTTTCCAGTCCTATCCTTTTTTTTTCACATGTCCCCTAAATTTTTTGCCGACACACTCACGGCACACAAAGTTGCATAATGAAGGACCAATTGAAATAACTAAGGCTAATAGAAAATAGGTGTCAATAGTCACTACTAAATATAAACATTCTCCAAAATGAAGCACCAATTTCTGTGAATAATGAGAGCATTTATACAAAAAAGACCCTACATATGTCTTCCATTATCTTTCTGTTTTAAGCTCATATTTGACCGTTAAGAAATTTCAAGAAATACCCAAGGTAGGGAGAAGGGAAAAgacaaaaacttttttttatttaaagcaTAGCCTAAATAAATCAAAACAACGTTCCTCTTCCCCAAATAGCGCTGACAAATGAATAAGAGAACTAATTTATAGAACTACTATAGCTAACTCAACAATAATTCATTTTTATACAGTTACTACACATTAGCAAGATACATGCAATGCCATTGTTTCAAATACAAGAACAAACATATCTTCCACTTACTTTTTCGATCATTCATCTCAAAGGAAAGCATTTCGCCAACAATTTAGATGTCCAAGCACCTTGGCTTCTCTGTAATACAAAACCGCCAAACTCAGTTAATACATAAATGAGAATCATCATCTCTATGGAAAACTCAATGATTCTGTTGAATGACAAAAGATTACACAAACTGAAaatgtaaaataatatttttcatttacaTGTAAATCCAAGGATGACTTATGACTTATTGTATACAAAGTAGCATAATAACATAACAATCAAGTTAACATGGACTTATCTATGACTCCCCGCCCTGCTGCTATATCAGTTTCCAACAATCTCACCCCACATCCAATGCCAATAAGAGCTTAACAGAACATATAACTGAAAGCATAATCAGAAACAATGTAAATCACAAAGAATCACAGAGAAAAAATAGGAAAACTCACTTGCAAATCACTCTAATTCTTCAACACTCGGGAGAAACTCACCAAGAAAACTCTACCTATCCTCTGCAAGATCTTCATCACCATTCTCTGAATCTTAAAACCGCAGAAACTTCATCACTCTCTATTTTCTGCAAATTCTTCGATGCTTTTACACAGGAAAAAAACTCAGAGCGTAGCTTTTACACAAGAATAGAAGAATATCCCTAAAATTTAGAACCTATAGCTATTCACAAACATTCCAGCGCAACTTTTTGACAAAAATttctagaaaaccctaaaatctatCCATGTTCATTCATAGTCTTTGCAGACCCAGAGAATAAACCCTAaaacgaaaagaaagaagaagagctcACCTGAAAAGCTTTCCACCGCCGCTCATCACCGTCACTTCCGCCGATTAAAGGTTGTTGTTGCTCGATTCGCTCTTCACATCGCGAAATCCTTGATTTTTTGGAGATTCTCCGTTATGATTTCCACTCAACCCCTTTTAGATTCGCCTCCTTCCAGCCATTTCCTGCAATAATCGCACTCGGGTTAGAAAGGAGAAGGGAGAGAGGATTTCAAAAATGTAAACGAATTGGAGAATGAACCTAGGTGCGGCGGCGGCGCCGTCGTCTTCTTCATCGCCGCTATGGAGATTCATCATCTCTGCGTTGGTTTTTGTGTTTATAGCCGCAGCGACTGCCGTCGGAGGCATGGCGGCGCTATGGCTGAAggtttttttatttgaaactgaAGGAGAAGGTAAAGAAGAGAGAAACTGAAACGTATTAGGAATTGctttctcaattttattttattttttttaataaaaaataattagaaaagaaaataataaaaaagagggAAACTGAAAATAAAAAAGGGAAAGTTTGGCGGGCTATAAAATTGTGGGCTTCGGCCATAGTTTGAAGTGAAACTTATAAGCCGCGGTTATTAACCGTGGTATAAACATGGTAATTTAAGAAAAGGCCACCGTTTCACAATCTGGGTTTAATatttcaaaacatatttctacgGTTTGAAAACTCCGACCAAAGcttatatgtggccacagtttttgagttgtggaagaatttagcgtggccgtaggccataTTTCTTGTAGTGTATCATATATTATTTGTCGATCGTTTTATTTAttgataattataaaaaaaatatgtaatcACAAAATAACACGTATTTAATCATATCTAATTTCacatatatttgtaaaaaatatattaaaaaaaagaatgaattaaaagaccggaaattaaaatttaaaccaaataaaaaatACTAATCTAAAAACTAATACTAATACAATCACTCTTATTATTGTATTGTTTTCCCAAACATgtagtattatatatttttataaataaataaatatatatatatatatatatatatatatatatatatatatatatatatgtgtgtgtgtctCTCATCtcaatcaaaaaatatatataaaattattcttGTTTGAATCATGACAAAATTCGAATTCTTATGCAATGAGTGTGGCATAGTTTTTTCATCTCCACAGACTTTAGGAGTGCATGCGATTGAAAAACATCATCCAAATTTAATATTGGAATCAAGTGCACcacaaccaccaccaccaccaccaaatGATCAACGTCGCCCAGAACCCTCAAATGCTCAAAATCAACCACAAAATGCACCACCGCGACAGGTGCAACCATTTGATTTGAACCTACCTCTTAATGTTCGACCTTTCGATCTTAATACTCTTCCTTCTTCGTCAGAGGAGGAATGATTACAAATAAGTACTAATGGAGATTTTTGAAATAAATGTATGAGAGATTGGTTTGAATTCTAAGCATTCATAACTCTTGTTAGTTCTTAATGGTTTGTTTACAAATCATGGTTTGACTTTTAATAGGTTCAAGCATGGGTTCTTTAAATTATTGTAATAAAAGTATCATTGAGTCAAAAATAAATTACATTGTAGCATGTGTTTTTTATACTATGATCTAGAATCTCACGATACCTAATGAACTATTTGATCTCAAGATGTAAGTCACTCTGAAACTTCACACACTTGGAAACCTCAACATCCACACCATTATAGTGAGGACAAAACCTGATCAGCTCTTCAAACTTAGATGCATAGTCAGCCACTTTCATATTACCTTGCTTTAATTTCATGAATTCAATCGCTTTTCAGCTGCGAACATTAGTGGGAAAGTACTTATCCAGAAACTCAATATTGAAATTAGCCCAAGTAATCTCAACATTCACAGATTCAAACCTGAAACGGGTATTCTCCCACCAATACTCAGTTTCCTCAGACAACATGTGTTTTGAACAACACCTCTTGTGTATCAGTGCACGCCATAACTCTAAAGCCAAGTTTGAGCACCCCTATTTACAAGAAGAGCAACCTTAGAAAGAGTTTATGGTTTTGATTATGCATGATATGATTAAGATGAACATGGGAATAGGTTAGTTAGTGAAATTTAGAATGTTAGATTTGGTGAAATTCTATTGACAAGTGTGTATCGCGTTAGCAAGAAGCTGTTAGGTTT contains:
- the LOC131606592 gene encoding vesicle transport protein GOT1-like isoform X1, with the protein product MLSFEMNDRKKIGLGLTGFGIFFSFLGVIFFFDKGLLGMGNILFVSGVSITIRLKSTMQFFMKRSNFKGTISFGIGFLILMFGWPILGMIIEAYGFIVLFRSLVLQGAIQENAGIHSRKKFQETVQTIGLLFSPISQTVKLHIVLFLIVEVL
- the LOC131606592 gene encoding vesicle transport protein GOT1-like isoform X2, with protein sequence MLSFEMNDRKKIGLGLTGFGIFFSFLGVIFFFDKGLLGMGNILFVSGVSITIRLKSTMQFFMKRSNFKGTISFGIGFLILMFGWPILGMIIEAYGFIVLFRSLVLQGAIQENAGIHSRKKFQETVQTIGLGYVHTLVKRASIFMWSVTC